A genomic region of Natronoarchaeum mannanilyticum contains the following coding sequences:
- a CDS encoding thiolase C-terminal domain-containing protein has product MDRVAVIGASMTKFGQRDVWIRELLSQAAEECLDDADVAPDEIEHLYVSNMASGEFEGQGGVPNLLAHDIGAIPAYTERIDQTSSSGGAGVYAAWRSIASGASDMTLLVGGEKMTHKTTAEATDIIASITHPAEYKHGLTLPSFAGMTARRYLHKYDAPRESLAKVAVKNHKNGVDNPNAQFQKEIDVETALDSPIVADPLRLYDFCPITDGSAALLFVPESVAEEYADEYAVISGIGGATDTHVVHERDDPTVMNGVVDSGEEAYEMAGLGPEDIEVAELHDMFTILEFLQMEGLGFAEQGEAWKEMDRGTTERDGELPINTSGGLKSKGHPLGASGVAQAVEIYEQMVGEAGPRQVDADVGLTCNVGGFGNCVITAIMEAAE; this is encoded by the coding sequence ATGGACCGCGTTGCAGTCATCGGCGCCTCGATGACGAAGTTCGGGCAGCGCGACGTCTGGATCCGGGAGCTCCTCTCGCAGGCCGCCGAGGAGTGTCTCGACGACGCCGACGTCGCTCCCGACGAGATCGAGCACCTGTACGTATCGAACATGGCCAGCGGCGAGTTCGAGGGGCAGGGCGGCGTTCCGAACCTGCTCGCCCACGATATCGGCGCGATTCCGGCCTACACCGAGCGGATCGACCAGACCAGCTCCAGCGGCGGGGCCGGCGTCTACGCCGCGTGGCGCTCGATCGCCAGCGGCGCCAGCGACATGACGCTGCTCGTCGGCGGCGAGAAGATGACCCACAAGACGACCGCGGAGGCGACCGACATCATCGCCTCGATCACCCACCCGGCGGAGTACAAGCACGGCCTGACGCTGCCGAGCTTCGCGGGGATGACCGCGCGCCGGTACCTCCACAAGTACGACGCGCCCCGCGAGAGTCTCGCGAAAGTCGCCGTCAAAAACCACAAGAACGGCGTCGACAACCCCAACGCGCAGTTCCAGAAGGAGATCGACGTCGAGACGGCGCTTGACTCGCCGATCGTCGCCGACCCGCTCCGGCTGTACGACTTCTGCCCGATCACGGACGGCAGCGCGGCGCTGCTGTTCGTTCCCGAATCGGTCGCCGAGGAGTACGCCGACGAGTACGCAGTGATCTCGGGGATCGGCGGCGCGACCGACACCCACGTCGTCCACGAGCGCGACGATCCCACGGTGATGAACGGCGTCGTCGACAGCGGCGAGGAAGCTTACGAGATGGCCGGCCTGGGCCCCGAAGACATCGAGGTCGCCGAACTGCACGACATGTTCACGATCCTCGAGTTCCTCCAGATGGAGGGCTTGGGCTTCGCCGAGCAGGGCGAAGCGTGGAAGGAGATGGACAGAGGAACGACCGAGCGCGACGGCGAACTGCCGATCAACACCTCCGGCGGGCTCAAGTCCAAGGGCCACCCGCTGGGCGCCAGCGGCGTCGCCCAGGCCGTCGAGATCTACGAGCAGATGGTCGGCGAGGCCGGCCCGCGACAGGTCGACGCCGACGTCGGGCTGACGTGTAACGTCGGCGGGTTCGGCAACTGCGTCATCACCGCGATCATGGAGGCAGCAGAATGA
- a CDS encoding proteasome assembly chaperone family protein, which yields MDELDIEAVAEAELDDPVLVEGLPGVGHVGKLAAEHLLDELDGTLVRRVYSEHFPPQVEVGDEGVAELTSAEFHAVETEGRDLLVLTGDNQAQSNEGHYRLTDAFLDVAEDFDVSEVYALGGVPTGELIEEYDVLGAATGEALVDALEELDVEFREDEPAGGIVGVSGLLLGLGERRGVDAACLMGETSGYLVDPKSAQAVLEILQDQLDFEVDFADLEDRAEEMEEVIGKIQEMEQQQQPNVPSDDDLRYIG from the coding sequence ATGGACGAACTCGACATCGAGGCGGTCGCTGAGGCCGAACTGGACGATCCGGTGCTCGTCGAGGGGCTGCCCGGCGTCGGCCACGTCGGCAAGCTCGCCGCCGAGCACCTGCTCGACGAGCTCGACGGGACGCTCGTGCGCCGCGTCTACTCCGAGCACTTCCCGCCGCAGGTCGAGGTCGGCGACGAGGGCGTCGCCGAGCTCACCAGCGCGGAGTTCCACGCCGTCGAGACGGAGGGTCGGGACCTGCTCGTTCTCACGGGCGACAACCAGGCCCAGAGCAACGAGGGCCACTACCGACTGACCGACGCCTTCCTCGACGTCGCCGAGGACTTTGACGTCTCCGAGGTGTACGCGCTCGGCGGCGTCCCGACGGGCGAACTCATCGAGGAGTACGACGTGCTCGGCGCCGCCACGGGCGAGGCGCTCGTCGACGCCCTCGAAGAGCTGGACGTCGAGTTCCGGGAGGACGAGCCCGCCGGCGGCATCGTCGGCGTCAGCGGCCTCCTGCTCGGGCTGGGCGAGCGTCGCGGCGTCGACGCGGCCTGCCTGATGGGCGAGACCAGCGGCTACCTCGTCGATCCCAAGAGCGCCCAGGCCGTGCTGGAGATCCTGCAGGACCAGCTCGACTTCGAGGTCGACTTCGCGGACCTGGAGGACCGCGCCGAGGAGATGGAGGAAGTCATCGGCAAGATCCAGGAGATGGAGCAACAACAGCAGCCCAACGTCCCGAGCGACGACGATCTGCGCTACATCGGGTAG
- a CDS encoding RNA-protein complex protein Nop10, which produces MKADIRVCSAWRDRHDRPVYTLSTECPDCGADAVNSAPAPFDPEDSYGEYRRSLKRRDRE; this is translated from the coding sequence ATGAAGGCGGACATCCGGGTGTGTTCGGCGTGGCGCGACCGCCACGATCGCCCGGTGTACACCCTTTCTACCGAATGTCCCGACTGCGGCGCCGACGCCGTCAACAGCGCGCCCGCGCCGTTCGACCCCGAGGATTCCTACGGGGAGTACCGACGCTCACTTAAGCGCCGCGACCGGGAGTAA
- a CDS encoding translation initiation factor IF-2 subunit alpha, with protein sequence MQYSGWPESGELVVGEVDEIEDFGVFVDLKEYEDKRGLTHISEVASGWIKNVRDHVREGQTVVAKVLDVDEDAQQIDLSIKDVNDHQRSDKIQEWKNEQKADNWMLLAFGEDVDDDEYARVANELLAEFGSLYAGFEEAAIHGEEALEPTELDDDDIDALVETARENVSVPYVDVTGYVDLECGTSEGVDAIKEALQAAEGNGEVPDEVDLEVTYVGSPEYRIKVRAPNYKTAESQLEESADRAIAAIEEIGGTGGFHRDRRTEEE encoded by the coding sequence ATGCAATATAGCGGCTGGCCCGAATCCGGCGAACTCGTAGTCGGCGAGGTCGACGAGATCGAGGACTTCGGCGTCTTCGTGGACCTCAAGGAGTACGAGGACAAGCGGGGGCTGACCCACATCAGCGAGGTCGCCTCCGGCTGGATCAAGAACGTCCGGGATCACGTCCGCGAGGGTCAGACCGTCGTCGCCAAGGTCTTGGACGTCGACGAGGACGCCCAGCAGATCGACCTCTCGATCAAGGACGTCAACGACCACCAGCGCTCGGACAAGATCCAGGAGTGGAAAAACGAGCAGAAGGCCGACAACTGGATGCTGCTGGCGTTCGGCGAGGACGTCGACGACGACGAGTACGCCCGGGTCGCCAACGAGCTCCTCGCGGAGTTCGGCAGCCTCTACGCCGGCTTCGAGGAGGCCGCGATCCACGGCGAGGAGGCGCTCGAACCCACGGAACTCGACGACGACGACATCGACGCCCTGGTCGAGACGGCTCGCGAGAACGTCTCGGTGCCGTACGTCGACGTCACCGGCTACGTCGACCTCGAATGCGGCACCAGCGAGGGCGTCGACGCGATCAAGGAGGCCCTGCAGGCCGCCGAGGGCAACGGCGAAGTTCCCGACGAGGTCGATCTGGAAGTGACCTACGTCGGCTCGCCCGAGTACCGCATCAAGGTGCGGGCGCCCAACTACAAGACCGCCGAGTCCCAGCTCGAGGAGAGCGCCGACCGGGCCATCGCGGCCATCGAGGAGATCGGCGGCACCGGCGGCTTCCACCGCGACCGGCGCACCGAAGAAGAGTAA
- a CDS encoding 30S ribosomal protein S27e, whose product MAGNFFSVECPDCENEQVVFGKASSEVACAVCGHTLARPTGGKAVFEGEVLETVEAR is encoded by the coding sequence ATGGCAGGAAACTTTTTCAGCGTCGAATGCCCGGACTGCGAGAACGAACAGGTCGTCTTCGGCAAGGCATCCAGCGAGGTCGCCTGCGCCGTCTGCGGGCACACGCTCGCGCGCCCCACCGGCGGCAAGGCCGTCTTCGAGGGCGAAGTCTTGGAGACCGTCGAGGCGCGGTGA
- a CDS encoding 50S ribosomal protein L44e, giving the protein MEMPRRFNTYCPHCNEHNEHEVEKVRTGRQTGMKWIDRQEKRNKGIGNDGKFSKVPGGDKPTKKTDLKYRCGDCGKAHLREGWRAGRLTFQE; this is encoded by the coding sequence ATGGAGATGCCACGCCGATTCAACACGTACTGCCCGCACTGTAACGAGCACAACGAGCACGAGGTCGAGAAGGTCCGGACGGGACGCCAGACCGGCATGAAGTGGATCGATCGACAGGAGAAGCGCAACAAGGGCATCGGGAACGACGGCAAGTTCTCGAAGGTGCCCGGTGGCGACAAGCCCACCAAGAAGACCGACCTCAAGTACCGCTGCGGCGACTGCGGCAAGGCCCACCTCCGCGAGGGATGGCGCGCCGGCCGCCTGACGTTCCAGGAGTGA
- a CDS encoding HAH_0734 family protein, whose amino-acid sequence MKRLIITGDPGVRRDGIVEVDGEELTLFQINRNGEWHGPEEVQLWCVAGSEDEREAYDKREYIPHFLDVERLDAGDVTVVQKAG is encoded by the coding sequence ATGAAGCGCCTCATCATCACCGGGGATCCGGGCGTCCGTCGGGACGGCATCGTCGAGGTCGACGGCGAGGAGCTGACGCTGTTCCAGATCAACCGCAACGGCGAGTGGCACGGCCCCGAGGAGGTCCAGCTCTGGTGCGTCGCGGGCAGCGAAGACGAGCGCGAAGCCTACGACAAGCGCGAGTACATCCCCCACTTCCTTGACGTCGAGCGGCTCGATGCCGGCGACGTGACGGTCGTCCAGAAGGCGGGTTAG
- a CDS encoding methylglyoxal synthase — protein MTRVALIAHDEEKPSLIEFAQNHEGTLSNFELLATGTTGKRLMEETDLEVERKESGPLGGDMMIGAEVADGIIDGIIFLRDPLTAQPHEPDITALLRVCDVKDVPLATNRSSAEFLIEGLAD, from the coding sequence ATGACGCGCGTCGCGCTCATCGCCCACGACGAGGAGAAGCCGTCGCTGATCGAGTTCGCGCAGAATCACGAGGGGACGCTCTCGAACTTCGAGCTGCTCGCGACGGGGACGACCGGCAAGCGCCTGATGGAAGAGACCGATCTGGAGGTCGAGCGCAAGGAGTCGGGGCCGCTCGGCGGCGACATGATGATCGGCGCCGAGGTCGCCGACGGGATCATCGACGGCATCATCTTCCTGCGGGATCCGCTGACCGCCCAGCCCCACGAGCCCGACATCACCGCGCTGCTGCGGGTCTGCGACGTCAAGGACGTTCCGCTGGCGACGAACCGCTCGTCGGCGGAGTTTCTCATCGAAGGGCTCGCGGACTGA
- a CDS encoding GtrA family protein produces MAGESTLRILQNRVRAMLSSGRLLRFATVGVAGTTVDFAILIALVELHAFPPAIAKLVGAETAIIVMFLVNEHWTFSEWGRSGIRPLLRRLLTSNLVRTGGLVVATGVLALLVYYGDVQYLLANAVGIACGFVVNFLAESYFTWRVHR; encoded by the coding sequence ATGGCGGGGGAGTCGACGCTGCGGATTCTCCAGAATCGGGTTCGAGCGATGCTCAGCAGCGGTCGGCTGCTTCGGTTCGCGACAGTCGGGGTCGCCGGGACGACCGTCGACTTCGCGATACTGATCGCGCTGGTGGAACTTCACGCGTTTCCGCCCGCAATCGCCAAACTCGTCGGCGCCGAGACCGCGATCATCGTGATGTTTCTGGTCAACGAACACTGGACGTTTTCGGAGTGGGGACGGTCCGGTATTCGGCCGCTACTCAGACGGCTTCTCACCTCGAACCTCGTGCGGACCGGCGGCCTCGTCGTCGCCACCGGCGTCCTCGCACTGCTGGTGTACTACGGGGATGTGCAGTACCTGCTGGCCAACGCCGTCGGGATCGCCTGCGGGTTCGTCGTCAACTTCCTCGCGGAGAGCTACTTCACCTGGCGGGTCCATCGGTAG
- a CDS encoding sensor histidine kinase, giving the protein MSRWQRGVYLLGVSLILFAIGQSTMKVLGGGAPFEAAIDFLLIGFAGALVLVVGSWLPEADLPPELYPRIIGWCLGGVGVMLTLLALRAVHPGVTTSFSYGTRALSITIGSIAGLGIGIHEARAIARERTLVERNDELRRTQERLERANGELTRVQGELEDTVRRLEASNERLDQFASTAAHDVQEPLRMVSQYLGLLEKRYGDELDEDATEYLEFAVDGADRMQTLVNDLLDYARVEGNGVSFERVDLNDVLADVRTDLKVRIAESNAEITAEELPHVEGDAGQLRQLFQNLLQNAIEYSGDEPPRIRVGAERAGDEWRVTVRDEGIGIDADAQEQIFELFERLDAGSDHSGSGIGLALCHRIAEHHGGEIEVESEPGRGSAFSVTVLAAEQVEERPETVSTD; this is encoded by the coding sequence GTGAGCCGGTGGCAGCGCGGAGTCTACCTGCTCGGCGTCTCGTTGATTCTTTTCGCAATCGGCCAATCGACGATGAAGGTGCTCGGCGGCGGCGCCCCGTTCGAGGCGGCGATCGACTTCCTGCTGATCGGGTTCGCCGGCGCGCTGGTGCTGGTCGTCGGGAGCTGGCTGCCCGAAGCCGACCTGCCGCCGGAGCTGTACCCGCGGATCATCGGCTGGTGTCTGGGCGGGGTCGGCGTCATGCTAACGCTGCTGGCATTGCGGGCCGTGCATCCGGGCGTCACGACCTCGTTCTCCTACGGTACCAGAGCGCTCTCGATAACGATCGGATCGATCGCGGGGCTCGGAATCGGCATCCACGAGGCTCGGGCCATCGCCCGCGAGCGTACGCTCGTCGAGCGAAACGACGAGCTGCGGCGCACGCAGGAACGGCTCGAACGCGCGAACGGGGAGTTGACCCGCGTCCAGGGCGAGCTCGAAGACACCGTCCGGCGGCTGGAGGCGTCCAACGAACGGCTCGACCAGTTTGCGTCGACGGCCGCCCACGACGTCCAGGAGCCCCTGCGGATGGTGTCGCAGTATCTCGGGCTGCTGGAGAAACGGTACGGCGACGAGCTAGACGAGGACGCGACCGAGTACCTGGAGTTCGCGGTCGACGGCGCCGACCGGATGCAGACGCTGGTCAACGACCTGCTCGATTACGCTCGCGTCGAAGGCAACGGAGTCTCGTTCGAGCGCGTCGACCTGAACGACGTCCTCGCGGACGTGCGGACCGACCTGAAGGTTCGCATTGCGGAGAGCAACGCCGAAATCACCGCCGAAGAGTTGCCCCACGTCGAGGGAGACGCCGGACAGCTGCGCCAGCTGTTCCAGAACCTCCTGCAGAACGCCATCGAGTACAGCGGCGACGAACCGCCGCGAATCCGCGTCGGGGCGGAACGGGCCGGCGACGAGTGGCGGGTGACCGTCCGCGACGAGGGGATCGGGATCGACGCCGACGCGCAGGAGCAGATCTTCGAACTGTTCGAGCGACTCGACGCCGGGAGCGACCACAGCGGGTCCGGCATCGGTCTGGCGCTGTGTCACCGGATCGCCGAACACCACGGCGGCGAGATCGAAGTGGAGTCCGAGCCGGGCCGGGGATCGGCGTTCTCGGTGACGGTACTCGCGGCGGAGCAGGTCGAAGAACGCCCGGAAACAGTGTCGACCGACTGA
- a CDS encoding DUF7344 domain-containing protein produces the protein MTDRTISVDRIEPEEGASATDAALSALADGRRRTALAQLLTARGRTSADVLAIRVAAVEAGVSPIDVDADRHGDVAIDLHHRHLPKLDDVGLIDLTDGGAAATDRAARFELVLEAVEGAADPDAALSALADRRRRSVLEHVARVDEPIGLDALAERIVAQSDDARDDVALDLHHHHLPKLDDAGFLAYDAEDRRVDDAREFPFEGDLGEAVDRIERDAALSGDGSTDVVTHISL, from the coding sequence ATGACCGATCGAACCATCTCCGTCGACCGGATCGAGCCGGAAGAGGGCGCGTCCGCGACCGACGCCGCGCTCTCGGCGCTCGCCGACGGGCGGCGCCGGACCGCGCTGGCACAGCTGCTGACCGCCCGCGGCCGCACGTCCGCCGACGTCCTCGCGATCCGCGTCGCGGCCGTCGAGGCCGGCGTCTCGCCAATCGACGTCGACGCGGACCGCCACGGCGACGTGGCGATCGACCTCCACCACCGTCACCTGCCGAAACTCGACGACGTCGGCCTGATCGACCTGACGGACGGCGGGGCCGCCGCGACGGATCGCGCGGCCCGATTCGAGCTCGTTCTCGAAGCGGTCGAAGGAGCTGCCGACCCCGACGCCGCGCTCTCGGCGCTCGCCGACCGACGGCGTCGCTCCGTTCTCGAACACGTCGCTCGCGTCGACGAGCCGATCGGTCTCGACGCTCTCGCGGAGCGCATCGTCGCCCAATCCGACGACGCCCGCGACGACGTGGCGCTCGATCTCCACCACCACCACCTGCCGAAGCTCGACGACGCCGGGTTCCTCGCGTACGACGCCGAGGATCGCCGCGTCGACGACGCTCGCGAGTTCCCGTTCGAAGGGGACCTCGGCGAGGCGGTCGACCGGATCGAGCGAGACGCCGCGCTCTCGGGCGACGGATCGACGGACGTCGTCACTCACATTTCGCTGTAA